The following coding sequences lie in one Benincasa hispida cultivar B227 chromosome 6, ASM972705v1, whole genome shotgun sequence genomic window:
- the LOC120079808 gene encoding beta-glucuronosyltransferase GlcAT14B-like: MESSNKLQKKKKWFIPLVFSLLLTTLVVFISIFTSPHFSSSQINRTHLKNRIPYFVESKLTVSKTSSDPVPRLAYLISGSTGDGKSLKRALKALYHPRNQYVVHLDLEAPAVERLELADFVNNEPIFNSVGNVRMILRANLVTYRGPTMVTNTLHAAAILLKDGGDWDWFINLSASDYPLVTQDDLLHTLIPIPRNLNFIEHTSDIGWKEYQRAKPVIIDPGLYSLHKSDVYWVSEKRSIPSAYKLFTGSAWMMLSRPFVEYCLWGWDNLPRVVLMYYANFLSSPEGYFHTVICNANEFRNTTVNHDLHFISWDNPPKQHPHFLNLYDFQRMADSNAPFARKFGRDDPVLNKIDSDLLGCNSDGYFPGNWFDLFGNSSTSSIHDITNTTSLRPGPGAKRLKHLIDGLLTAPDFHTSHCV, from the exons ATGGAGTCAAGCAATAAGctgcagaagaagaagaaatggttTATTCCTTTGGTGTTTTCTTTGCTTCTGACCACTTTGGTTGTTTTTATCTCAATTTTCACTTCACCTCATTTCTCCTCTTCCCAAATTAATCGCACCCATTTGAAAAATCGGATTCCCTATTTCGTCGAGTCGAAGCTTACGGTCTCGAAAACTTCATCTGACCCAGTTCCTCGTTTGGCCTACTTGATCTCGGGCTCCACCGGCGACGGAAAGAGCTTGAAGAGAGCTCTTAAGGCTCTGTACCATCCAAGGAATCAGTACGTGGTGCATTTGGACTTGGAAGCTCCGGCGGTTGAGCGGCTGGAATTGGCTGATTTTGTGAATAATGAGCCGATTTTTAATAGTGTGGGTAATGTGAGGATGATTTTGCGAGCGAATTTGGTTACTTACAGAGGGCCAACGATGGTCACTAATACACTTCACGCGGCGGCGATTCTGTTGAAGGACGGTGGAGACTGGGACTGGTTTATTAATCTCAGTGCTTCTGATTACCCTTTGGTCACTCAAGATG ATCTGCTTCATACACTGATACCCATTCCAAGAAATCTCAACTTCATTGAGCATACCAGTGACATTGGATGGAAGGA GTACCAAAGAGCCAAACCAGTTATAATTGATCCGGGTTTGTACAGCCTCCATAAATCAGACGTTTATTGGGTTTCGGAAAAACGGAGCATCCCATCAGCATATAAATTGTTCACAG GTTCTGCATGGATGATGCTCTCTCGCCCTTTCGTAGAATACTGTTTGTGGGGATGGGACAATCTCCCTAGAGTAGTCCTCATGTATTATGCCAACTTCCTCTCGTCCCCTGAAGGCTATTTCCACACTGTCATTTGCAACGCCAACGAGTTTCGCAACACCACGGTCAACCACGACCTTCATTTCATCTCGTGGGACAATCCCCCAAAGCAACAtcctcattttctcaacctttATGATTTCCAACGAATGGCAGATAGCAATGCACCTTTTGCTCGGAAGTTTGGCCGTGATGACCCagtcctcaacaagattgactCCGATTTGCTGGGTTGCAATTCTGATGGATACTTTCCTGGCAACTGGTTTGACTTGTTTGGAAATAGCAGTACTTCAAGTATACACGACATAACAAACACCACCAGTCTAAGGCCAGGACCCGGTGCCAAAAGGCTTAAGCATCTAATTGATGGTTTGTTAACAGCACCTGATTTTCACACTTCACATTGTGTGTAG